The following is a genomic window from Onthophagus taurus isolate NC chromosome 1, IU_Otau_3.0, whole genome shotgun sequence.
GTTGCCACAGCGTGATTAACCACGTGAGCGTTGTAGGAACTTGCGTAGTTTGCGACGTATGCAGCTGGAATGACGGCTGAGGAACCTCCAGCAATCAGTACAaccatcaataaaaataactgcaatataaataaaattagaaaaaaatcacgCACAATCTCACAAAAGAACTTACAGATTTAGCCATTGTCTTTCTCGATTAAAACAGTTCGTTCGAATGATGAGCTCCTCACtgatacatttaatttatagaTAATCGTCATCTACTACGATTGTAACTAACCGTCCCCTACTACAATGAGTTGTATAATTCGGTGgcttaattttagaaattgaaaCGGTTTCACTAACATAACGCAACCTGcatacaaaataaaccatCAATCGATTTTTGTATGTCTTTCACgtcattaatttaaacaactttaaaaaaaaaatttttttttaaaaaaaacaaattattttgtcTGCACGCGGCTAAGTGTCGTCTACCCCTTTCACTAACTTTAACTTTTAGTTGAAGCTCGTGGACGTAGAATTCCGAAACGTCTCGGCAACGAGAGTTACACGTTTTGTTTCACCCTTATCGCCGTAGACATCTACCTGAGACATGTGCCCAGCACAAGGGCACGTTTAGGGGGATTTCGAACGAGAAAAATTCCTTTCCTTTT
Proteins encoded in this region:
- the LOC139428981 gene encoding uncharacterized protein — its product is MAKSLFLLMVVLIAGGSSAVIPAAYVANYASSYNAHVVNHAVATPVASYVAPAAPLVAHAAYAAPPAPLQAYSVHPY